A single region of the Salvia miltiorrhiza cultivar Shanhuang (shh) chromosome 8, IMPLAD_Smil_shh, whole genome shotgun sequence genome encodes:
- the LOC130999909 gene encoding kirola-like, translating to MGLHGKLIAAVEFKAGADVFLELTKNNPQNFSTITPKKIQGCDLHEGQFGHVGSIICWRYTHDGKEKRAKQVIQSIDEEKKLIEFKMLEGDLMELYKTFVITIHVETMGDIDLVTWTFDYEMLNEDVEHPISFLSYVIDITKDIETHHLAKP from the exons ATGGGTTTACATGGGAAGTTGATTGCAGCAGTAGAATTTAAAGCTGGTGCAGATGTGTTTCTTGAACTTACCAAAAACAATCCTCAAAATTTTTCCACAATTACCCCTAAAAAAATACAAGGTTGTGATCTTCATGAGGGTCAATTTGGTCATGTTGGGTCCATTATTTGCTGGAGGTACACCCATG ATGGGAAAGAGAAGAGAGCAAAACAAGTGATCCAATCGATTGATGAAGAGAAGAAGTTGATTGAATTCAAGATGCTTGAAGGGGACTTGATGGAGCTTTACAAAACTTTCGTTATTACAATCCACGTTGAGACAATGGGTGACATTGATTTGGTGACGTGGACATTTGACTACGAGATGCTTAATGAAGACGTGGAGCATCCCATCTCGTTCCTCTCCTACGTCATCGACATCACCAAAGACATTGAGACCCATCACCTCGCCAAACCTTGA